A stretch of the Thiocystis violascens DSM 198 genome encodes the following:
- a CDS encoding electron transfer flavoprotein subunit alpha/FixB family protein codes for MSENQQQVWVFIEQREGKPADVSFELLSKGRKLAESLHGELKAVLIGHDLQALAAETFRYGATEVLLADHPELKHYNTLPYSRLVSELVDQHQPRIVLFGGTFIGRDLAPRVASHTRSGLTADCTDLQISDVTYLRKDYSQLLLQIRPAFGGNIIATIICPDAPVQMATVREGVMEKIPLAQPVAGRITPVPYTPDAADQLVRIIEQHHEESKVNLKAAPIIVSGGYGMGNFQNFQILYELAHVIGGEVAGTRAAVDAGFIDHVRQVGQTGVTVRPKLYIACGISGAIQHRAGMSDSNKIIAINDDPDAPIFGVCHYGIVGDVMDVIPKLIDAYKHKLK; via the coding sequence ATGAGCGAAAATCAACAACAGGTCTGGGTGTTCATCGAGCAGCGCGAGGGCAAGCCCGCCGATGTGAGCTTCGAACTGCTCTCCAAGGGCAGAAAGCTGGCGGAAAGCCTGCACGGCGAGTTGAAGGCGGTGCTGATCGGTCATGACCTGCAGGCCCTGGCCGCGGAGACCTTTCGGTACGGCGCCACCGAAGTTCTGCTGGCGGATCACCCCGAACTGAAACACTACAACACGCTGCCCTACAGCCGTCTCGTGAGCGAGCTGGTCGACCAGCATCAACCGCGCATCGTGCTGTTCGGCGGCACCTTCATCGGTCGGGATCTAGCGCCCCGGGTCGCCTCCCATACCCGCAGCGGATTGACCGCGGACTGCACGGATCTGCAGATCTCCGACGTGACCTATCTGCGGAAGGATTACTCCCAACTGCTCCTGCAGATTCGCCCGGCCTTCGGCGGCAACATCATCGCCACCATCATCTGTCCGGATGCCCCGGTCCAGATGGCGACGGTGCGCGAGGGAGTGATGGAAAAGATCCCGCTGGCGCAGCCGGTCGCCGGACGCATCACGCCCGTCCCCTATACGCCCGACGCTGCCGACCAGCTCGTGCGCATCATCGAGCAGCATCACGAAGAGAGCAAAGTCAATCTCAAGGCCGCCCCGATCATCGTCTCCGGCGGCTACGGCATGGGCAACTTTCAGAACTTCCAGATCCTCTATGAGTTGGCCCATGTCATCGGGGGTGAGGTCGCCGGCACGCGCGCGGCGGTGGACGCCGGTTTCATCGATCATGTCCGGCAGGTCGGACAGACCGGGGTCACCGTGCGGCCCAAACTCTATATCGCCTGCGGCATCTCCGGCGCGATCCAGCACCGGGCCGGCATGAGCGACTCCAACAAGATCATTGCCATCAATGACGATCCCGACGCGCCGATCTTCGGTGTCTGCCATTACGGCATCGTCGGTGACGTGATGGACGTGATTCCGAAGCTCATCGATGCCTACAAGCACAAATTAAAGTAG
- a CDS encoding acyl-CoA dehydrogenase family protein, which produces MANYFTDNTDLLFHFDRLKLQEVVDIAEHGYTESTDYNFAPVDYQDALDNYRKVLEIVGDITANNVAPQAAAVDEEGSHFADGKVAYAKGIQEALSLLTQAELMGFTLPRRYGGLNIPTTLYTMAIEMVSRAEASLMNLFGLQDIAETINKYGTEEQRQEFLPQFASGAATGAMALTEPDAGSDLQAVNMLAYQDDDGQWRLKGVKRFITNGNAEILLVLARSEPGTKDGRGLSLFACYGKDNVVVRRIENKLGIHGSPTCELQFNDTPAQLIGKRKFGLIKYVMDMMNGARLGVAAQGLGISQAAYDEALRYAKAREQFGKSIYAIPVITNLLMDMRVTLESDRSLLYAACHWVDLRNKLEEKVEELKAEGKDSSAQSAKLKEATRVAALLTPMAKYVLSENANRVTYDALQIHGGTGYMKEFNVERLTRDARITNIYEGTSQLQIVAATGGVINDIFAEDFTAREQKETSGSLARLADELKEMRVLFLDALKYVTDKTDKHFQSIAAKELVEIYSYLYTGWLLMDEAEEDSRKVFIARRYIIGASAKARRNWDVIKKDQFADLLHADEILI; this is translated from the coding sequence ATGGCCAACTATTTCACCGATAACACCGATCTACTCTTTCATTTCGACCGCCTGAAGCTTCAGGAGGTGGTCGACATCGCCGAGCACGGCTACACCGAGTCCACTGACTACAACTTCGCCCCGGTCGACTATCAGGACGCCCTGGATAATTATCGCAAGGTACTGGAGATCGTCGGCGACATCACGGCGAACAACGTGGCCCCCCAGGCCGCCGCCGTGGACGAGGAGGGGAGCCATTTCGCCGACGGCAAGGTCGCCTACGCCAAGGGCATTCAGGAGGCGCTAAGTCTGCTGACCCAGGCTGAATTGATGGGCTTCACGCTGCCCCGGCGTTATGGCGGTCTGAACATCCCCACCACCCTCTACACCATGGCGATCGAAATGGTCTCCCGTGCCGAGGCGTCGCTGATGAACCTGTTCGGTTTGCAGGACATCGCCGAGACCATCAACAAATACGGCACCGAGGAGCAACGTCAGGAGTTCCTGCCGCAGTTCGCCAGCGGCGCGGCCACGGGCGCGATGGCGCTGACCGAGCCGGACGCGGGTTCCGACCTGCAGGCCGTCAACATGCTGGCCTATCAGGACGATGACGGGCAATGGCGATTGAAGGGCGTCAAGCGCTTCATCACCAACGGCAACGCCGAGATCTTGCTGGTCCTGGCCCGTTCGGAGCCCGGCACCAAGGATGGCCGCGGCCTGAGTCTGTTCGCCTGCTACGGCAAGGATAACGTCGTCGTGCGGCGCATCGAGAACAAGCTCGGGATCCATGGCTCGCCGACCTGCGAGTTGCAGTTCAACGATACCCCGGCGCAGCTCATCGGCAAGCGCAAGTTCGGCCTCATCAAGTACGTCATGGACATGATGAACGGTGCGCGCCTCGGCGTCGCCGCCCAGGGTCTGGGCATCTCTCAGGCGGCTTATGACGAGGCGCTGCGCTACGCCAAGGCGCGCGAGCAATTCGGCAAGAGCATCTACGCGATCCCCGTCATCACCAATCTGCTCATGGACATGCGCGTGACCCTGGAGAGCGATCGCTCGCTGCTCTACGCCGCCTGCCACTGGGTCGACCTGCGCAACAAACTCGAAGAGAAGGTCGAGGAACTCAAGGCCGAGGGCAAGGATTCCAGCGCGCAGAGCGCCAAGCTCAAGGAAGCGACCCGAGTCGCCGCGCTGCTCACCCCGATGGCTAAGTACGTGTTGAGCGAGAACGCCAACCGGGTCACCTATGACGCTCTGCAGATCCATGGCGGCACGGGCTACATGAAGGAATTCAATGTCGAGCGACTGACCCGCGACGCGCGTATCACCAACATCTACGAGGGCACCTCGCAACTTCAGATCGTCGCCGCTACCGGCGGGGTGATCAACGACATCTTCGCCGAGGATTTCACCGCCCGCGAGCAAAAGGAGACGTCCGGCAGTCTGGCGCGTCTGGCCGATGAACTGAAGGAAATGCGCGTGCTGTTCCTGGACGCGCTGAAATATGTGACCGACAAAACCGACAAGCATTTCCAGAGCATCGCCGCCAAGGAACTGGTGGAAATCTATTCCTATCTGTACACCGGCTGGCTGCTGATGGACGAGGCGGAAGAGGATAGCCGCAAGGTCTTCATCGCCCGCCGCTATATCATCGGCGCGTCAGCCAAGGCACGCCGGAATTGGGA